TCAAAttttcacaaacttcaaagtgtttcctttcaaatggtatcaagaatgtGCATATCCTTACtacagggcctgagctacaggcagttagatttgggtatgtaattttaggcgaAAATGTAAAAAAGGGTACGATCCCACAGTTGTTGTATTGTCAGAGGATAAAAGcatgcacatacagttgaagttggaagtttacatacactaaggttggagtcattaaaactcgtttctcaaccactccacacatttcttgttaacaaactattgttttggcaagtctgttaggacatctactttgtgcatgacacaagtcatttttccaacaattgtttacagacagattatttcacttataattcactgtatcacaattccagtgggtcagaagtttacataacactaagttgactgtgcctttaaacagcttggaaaattccagaaaatgatgtcatggctttagaagcttctgataggctaattgacataatttgagtcaattggaggtgtacctgtggatgtatttcaaggcctaccttcaaacgcaatgcctctttgcttgacatcatgggaaaatcaaaagaaatcagccaagacctcagaaaaaaagtctggttcattcttggaagcaatttccaaacgcctgaaggtaccacgttcatctgtacaaacaatagtacgcaagtataaacaccatgggaccacacagccgtcatacctctcaggaaggagacgcgttctgtctcctagagatgaacgtactatggtgcgaaaagtgcaaatcagtcccagaacaacagcaaaggaccttgtgaagatgctggaggaaacaggtacaaaagtgtctatatccacagtaaaacgagtcctatatcgacataatgtACTGTGGTGGGACATTATAATTGGTAAATATTTATTTCCAAGATATTCAATGAGGTTACAAATACAATCGTTCTCTGACTATGGGATCCATGATCCATGCGTAACACCAACTCTATCTCATCTATTGTGTACCATAACCTTTCAGAAAGGTCAGAAGAAAAATACAAggatacagtggcttgtgaaagtattcactcTTCTTGGCatgtttcctattttgttgccttacaacctggaattaaaatagattttttttttggggggggggggttgtatcatttgatttacacaacatgtctaccactttgaagatgtaaaatattttttattgtgaaacaaacaagaaaaacttgagcgtgcataactattcaccccccaaagtcaatactttgtagagccaccttttgcagcttttgcagtctcttggggtatgtctctataaacttggcacatttagccactgggatttttgcccattcttcaagacaaaactgctccagttctttcaagttggatgggttccgctggtgtacagcaatctttaagttataccacagattctcaattggattgagatatgagctttgactaggccattccaagacatttaaatatttccccttaatccactcgagtgttgctttagcagtatgcttagggtcattgtcctgctggaaggtgaacctccgccccagtctcaaatctctggaagactcaaacaggtttccctcaagaatttccctgtatttagctccatccatcattccttcaattctgaccagtttcccagaccctgccgatgaaaaacatccccacatgatgctgccaccaccgtgcttcactgtggggaagtggttctcggggtgatgagaggtgttgggtttgcgccagacatagcatttttctTGATggcaaaaagctcaattttagtctcatctgaccagagtacctttttccatgtgtttggggagtctcccacatgccttttggtgaacaccaaacgtgtttgcaaatgtttttctttaagcaatggcttttttctgaccactcttcctaaaagcccagctctgtggagtgtacggcttaaagtggttctatggacagactccaatctccgctgtggagctttgcagctccttcagggttatctttggtctctttgttgcctctctgattaatgccctccttgcctggtccctgagtgttggtgggcggccctctcttggcaggtttgttgtggtgccatattctttccattttttaataatggatttaatggtgctcagtgggatgttcaaagtttctgatatttttttgtaacccaaccctgatctgtacttctccacaactttgtccctgacctgtttggagagctccttggtcttcatagtgctgcttgcttggtggtacccCTTGTTTAGACTGTGGGGCCTTTCAGAaaaggtgtatatatactgagatcatgtgacagatcatgtgacacagaTTGCACACAGgcggactttatttaactaattatgtgacttctgaaggtaattggttgcaccagatcttatttaggggattcatagcaaagggggtgaatacacatgcacgcacaacttttcactttaaaatgttctTATTTCCCTTCACCAGTTTGGATTtttgtttatgtccattacatgaaatccaaataaaaatcaatttaaatgacaggttgtaatgcaacaaaataggaaaaacgccatgggggtgaatacttttgcaaggcactatacagtggggcaaaaaagtatttagtcagtcaccaattgtgcaagttctcccacttaaaaagatgagagaggcctgtaattttcatcataggtacacttcaactatgacagacaaaatgaggagaaaaaatccagaaaatcacattgtaggatttttaatgaatttatttgcaaattatggtggaaaataagtatttggtcacctacaaacaagcaagatttctggctctcacagacctgtaacttcttctttaagaggctcctctgtcctccactcgttacctttattaatggcacctgtttgaacttgttatcagtataaaagacacctgtccacaacctcaaacagtcacactccaaactccactatggccaagaccaaagagctgtcaaaggacaccagaaacaaaattgtagacctgcaccaggctgggaagactgaatctgcaataggtaagcagcttggtttgaagaaatcaactgtgggagcaattattaggagatggaagacatacaagaccactgataatctccctcgatctggggctccacgcaagatctcaccccgtggagtcaaaatgatcacaagaacggtgagcaaaaatcccagaaccacacggggggacctagtgaatgacctgcagagagctgggaccaaagtaacaaagcctaccatcagtaacacactacgccgccagggactcaaatcctgcagtgccagacgtgtccccctgcttaagccagtacatgtccaggcccatctgaagtttgctagagagcatttggatgatcgagaagaagattgggagaatgtcatatggtcagatgaaaccaaaatataactttttgggtaaaaactcaacttgtcatgtttggaggacaaagaatgctgagttgcatccaaagaacaccatacctactgtgaagcatgggggtggaaacatcatgctttggggctgtttttctgcaaagggaccaggacgactgatccgtgtaaaggaaagaatgaatggggccatgtatcgtgagattttgagtgaaaacctccttccatcagcaagggcattgaagatgaaacgtggctgtgtctttcagcatgacaatgatcccaaacacaccgccggggcaactaaggagtggcttcgtaagaagcatttcaaggtcctggagtggcctagccagtctccagatctcaaccacatagaaaatctttggagggagttgaaagtccgtgttgcccagcaacagccccaaaacatcactgctctagaggagatctgcatggaggaatgggccaaaataccagcaacagtgtgtgaaaaccttgtgaagacttacagaaaacgtttgacctctgtcattgccaacaaagggtatataacaaagtattgagaaacttttgttattgacaaaatacttattttccaccatagtttgcaaataaattcattaaaaatcctacaatgtgattttctggagaaaaaaaattctcattttgtctgtcatagttgaagtgtacctatgatgaaaattacaggcctctctcatctttttaagtgggagaacttgcacaattggtggctgactaatactttttttgccccactgtatgtgttacATCTACTGCGTATGCAGGATCAAGTGAACGACTGTATCCATCCAGTGCCAGGCGACGGTCAACTGTTTCCTTCTGGTCCGCTGGGATAATCTTCTGCTGACAGAAAAACACACAGAGGGGCTAGCTATGCTGCAACTCCGTCCTTAGGCATCCAGGGTGGAAGAGACAGAGGTGGAAGGGACCATGGAGCTGTGGTGGAAGGGACCATGGAGCTGTGGTGGAAGGGACCATGGAGCTGTGGTGGAAGGGACCATGGAGCTGTGGTGGAAGGAGTCCAGGGAGCTGTGGTGGAAGGAGTCCAGGGTGTTGTGGTGGAAGGGGTCCAGGGAGCTGTGGTGGAAGGGGGCCAAGGAGCTGTGGTAGGAGTCCAGGGAGCTGTGGTGGGAGTCCAGGGAGCTGTGGTGGGAGTCCAGGGAGCTGTGGTGGAAGGAGTCCAGGGAGCTGTGGTGGAAGGAGTCCAGGGAGCTGTGGTGGAAGGGGTCCAGGGAGCTGTGGTGGAAGGGACCATGGAGCTGTGGTGGAAGGGACCATGGAGCTGTGGTGGAAGGGACCATGGAGCTGTGGTGGAAGGGACCATGGAGCTGTGGTGGAAGGAGTCCAGGGAGCTGTGGTGGAAGGAGTCCAGGGTGTTGTGGTGGAAGGGGTCCAGGGAGCTGTGGTGGAAGGGGGCCAAGGAGCTGTGGTAGGAGTCCAGGGAGCTGTGGTGGGAGTCCAGGGAGCTGTGGTGGGAGTCCAGGGAGCTGTGGTGGAAGGAGTCCAGGGAGCTGTGGTGGAAGGAGTCCAGGGAGCTGTGGTGGAAGGGGTCCAGGGAGCTGTGGTGGAAGGGGTCCAGGGAGCTGTGGTGGAAGGAGTCCAGGGAGCTGTGGTGGAAGGGGGCCAAGGAGCTGTGGTGGAAGGAGGGCAGGGAGCTGTGGTGGAAGGAGTCCAGGGAGCTGTGGTGGAAGGGACCATGGAGCTGTGGTGGAAGGAGTCCAGGGAGCTGTGGTGGAAGGGGACCATGGAGCTGTGGTGGAAGGGGACCAGGGAGCTGTGGTGGAAGGGGTCCAGGGAGCTGTGGTGGAAGGGGTCCAGGGAGCTGTGGTGGAAGGGGTCCAGGGAGCTGTGGTGGAAGGGGTCCAGGGAGCTGTGGTGGAAGGGGTCCAGGGAGCTGTGGTGGAAGGGGACCAGGGAGCTGTGGTGGAAGGGGACCAGGGAGCTGTGGTGGAAGGGGACCAGGGAGCTGTGGTGGAAGGAGTCCAGGGAGTTGTGGTGGAAGGAGTCCAGGGAGCTGTGGTGGAAGGGACCATGGGGCTGTGGTGGAAGGGGTCCAGGGTGCTGTGGTGGAAGGAGTCCAGGGAGCTGTGGTGGAAGGGACCATGGAGCTGTGGTGGAAGGAGTCCAGGGTGCAGAGGTGGAAAGagttgtatgtttgtgtgtgtttggaccagAATTCCCCACAAGattagtaaacaaacaaaaagttgACCAACTGGAGATATTtggttagtccccacaaggtcaactgctatgtttagggttaaggtcagAATTAGTGTTTGAGTTAGGTTtttaggcagtggtgtaaagtacttaagtaaaaatactttaaagtactactttttGGTACTAAagtactacattcctaaagaaaattatgtactttttacccaatacattttccctgacatccaaaagtactcattacattttgacaggaaaatggtccaattcagcATTGATCAAGAGAACATCCTGGTCATCCCtcagcctctgatctggcagactcactaaacacaaatcctTCATTTGTAaaggatgtctgagtgttggagcgtgcccctggctatccgtaaattaaacaaaacaagaaaatcgtgctgtctggttcgcttaatataaggaatttttaattatttatacttttacttttgatacttaagtatatttaaaaccaaatacttttagacttttacttaagtagtattttactggctaACTTTCActtttagtcattttctattaaggtatctatacttttactcaagtatgacaattgggtaatttttccaccactgggtttagggttaggagctacagttagttttagggttaagaGCTAGGTttaggtttggggttaaggttagggatagggttaggattaggtttaggtttaaggttaagggttcgggttaggtttggggttagggataggttttcaggttagggttagggtacgggtcaaggttaggattaggtttagggttaggagctacagttagttttagggttaagagctagggttaggtttggggttagggtACGGGTACGGGTCAAGGTTAGGATTAAGGATAGAGTAAGGGTACGGGTCAGGGTTAGGAtttgggttaagggttaagggatAGGGTTAGGCTACGTACGGGTCAGGGTTAGGATTATGTTTAGGGTTAAGGAAAGGTGTTAGGGTACGGGtcaaggttaggtttagggttagggttaagggttaagggttaggaaatgtgtgtgtctgttgtgagTGAAccttctcaaaccccaaaccctgTCAAAGAACACCCGCTCGGATCTGTCCATTGTGTTATGTGATAATAACGTTAGGACTACATTACCCAGGAGGCAATGCTCCATCCAGGCAAAGTTGTTGGGAGTATGCCTTGCATGGCTACACACATTGATATTGCTAGCTGAagtttcagttttttttaaagtagttAAACCTACAGTTTgtcactaaacaggaaacaaacaTAACATTCATCACAGGAGGTACATGTcgtcaggtaacacacacacactacaccccacCCTCCCCGCACACACTACACCCCACCCTCCCCGCACACACTACACCCCACCCTCCCCGCACACACTACACCCCACCCTCCCCGCACACACTACACCCCACCCTCCCCGCACACACTACACCCCACCCTCCCCGCACACACTACACCCCACCCTCCCCGCACACACTACACCCCACCCTCCCCGCACACACTACACCCCACCCTCCCCGCACACACTACACCCCACCCTCCCCGCACACACTACACCCCACCCTCCCCGCACACACTACACCCCACCCTCCCCGCACACACTACACCCCACCCTCCCCGCACACACTACACCCCACCCTCCCCGCACACACTACACCCCACCCTCCccgtatgtctgtctgtctctctccctccatctctctctctctctttatctttctaaCAGCTGGCCAAGCAGCAGTAATATCCAGCCTAGATACATCCTGACCATAGCTTGGAGAGGCCTTTTTCTATTTTTGCTAGCCTATACCCCACCATGGGCTTCCCCAAGTTGCTTGGCATAAAGTTGGAGAAAGGAaggagctggagggagagagagagggagttgggTTTCTGGAGTACCTATGGTGCTACTCTCGGATGAACAGAtgagcagagagggagggagggagggagggagggagggaggggggggggggtgggagagagagcaagagggagggagagatggagggagggagggagggagggaggggtcaaTTCTGGGATTGTCACAGGGAGGAAGGAGCTGCtcctttgtagtgtgtgtgttagtgtgtgagggGTACTTTAACTAAGGAACATAGGCGAGGACATACTGTATAAACCTACAGCATGAGCAGAGCCACCTTCTTTGAGGTAAGATTGGAGTTTGGATGTATATTTGAGCAGATTGAAGTCATTTTTAAGCGATGTGTTGTATATACATTTCTTACATAGTGTCGTGGTCAAAAGTGGAAAACTGTTACGTTGATACAGTTAAATAAGCTCTTCCATTATCATGACTACACCAAGTCCGCGTTATGCGTATTAGGACAGTTATTGTATTTGTGTTTTTGAGAGCccccttcaacaccatagtgttgAGACACTCGACAACACAAATGTTAACCTCTTAGAAGAGGCCTCAGTTGAATGAAGGA
The window above is part of the Salvelinus namaycush isolate Seneca chromosome 7, SaNama_1.0, whole genome shotgun sequence genome. Proteins encoded here:
- the LOC120050272 gene encoding histidine-rich glycoprotein-like — translated: MDRSERVFFDRPHGPFHHSSLDSFHHNSLDSFHHSSLVPFHHSSLVPFHHSSLVPFHHSSLDPFHHSSLDPFHHSSLDPFHHSSLDPFHHSSLDPFHHSSLVPFHHSSMLHGPFHHSSLDSFHHSSLPSFHHSSLAPFHHSSLDSFHHSSLDPFHHSSLDPFHHSSLDSFHHSSLDSFHHSSLDSHHSSLDSHHSSLDSYHSSLAPFHHSSLDPFHHNTLDSFHHSSLDSFHHSSMLHGPFHHSSLDPFHHSSLDSFHHSSLDSFHHSSLDSHHSSLDSHHSSLDSYHSSLAPFHHSSLDPFHHNTLDSFHHSSLDSFHHSSMVPSTTAPWSLPPQLHGPFHHSSMVPSTSVSSTLDA